From the Euphorbia lathyris chromosome 6, ddEupLath1.1, whole genome shotgun sequence genome, one window contains:
- the LOC136232187 gene encoding uncharacterized protein isoform X4 produces the protein MSDVKHELKYTEIGGMYVKADDKRGFKLLVNDKDVISYMEKVGDSGTLEFFIDNMVDQTSTVVKQTQPFVLVRPRKLPTEEVPLRKSPRSKGEKCKFVTLKSIQQETSARKQAKKKELERKKKLMQVEVSLVDEKIGDSDDVEGDANVEHEEDLPHDKESIIQLDNAYEQLRNENIAKNKDKIASLRMDSLSSSMRNSINQNAESKQGKKARKKKVTSNLNVTRRTTRSLALAIDAAAKKTVKDVTTEGCARKRVAIETTEEPMVEVSEGCDEGIGTMENYIALRKRQEKTPNQPQIGLVELPTEMTQIENDIIVQCESQLSHDSRASTKQPKRKFRGQTKLDAIHTRNIEERKMIMLNDVNQPIGDDKTLSEFSNFLGTLGRQYIKFSHTNWSHVPDKEILWQFVKTR, from the exons ATGAGTGATGTCAAACATGAGTTGAAATATACCGAAATTGGAGGGATGTATGTCAAGGCAGATGACAAAAGGGGATTCAAACTCCTTGTGAATGATAAAGATGTAATCTCTTACATGGAGAAAGTGGGTGATTCAGGGACTTTGGAATTTTTCATCGACAACATGGTTGACCAAACTAGTACCGTTGTGAAACAAACACAGCCATTTGTCCTTGTTCGACCAAGGAAGCTTCCTACTGAAG AAGTTCCTTTAAGAAAAAGTCCAAGGTCAAAAGGTGAAAAATGCAAGTTTGTCACTTTGAAAAGTATTCAACAAGAGACCAGCGCCAGAAAGCAAGCAAAAAAGAAAGAGttggaaagaaagaaaaagcttATGCAAGTTGAAGTGTCTCTAGTTGATGAAAAGATAGGAGATTCTGATGACGTTGAGGGGGATGCTAATGTCGAACATGAGGAGGACTTG CCTCATGATAAAGAATCTATTATACAACTTGACAATGCATATGAACAACTCCGAAATGAAAATATTGCAAAGAACAAAGACAAGATTGCTTCACTCCGGATGGATTCACTCTCTTCCTCTATGAGGAATTCTATAAATCAAAATGCAGAATCGAAG CAAGGAAAAAAAGcaagaaagaaaaaggttaCTAGCAACCTCAACGTAACTAGGAGGACAACACGTTCCCTAGCACTTGCCATTGATGCAGCTGCTAAGAAAACAGTCAAGGATGTTACAACAGAAGGGTGTGCTAGAAAAAGAGTGGCAATAGAG ACAACGGAAGAACCAATGGTAGAAGTTTCTGAAGGCTGTGATGAAGGTATTGGAACAATGGAGAATTATATTGCGTTACGAAAGCGACAAGAAAAAACTCCAAATCAACCACAAATTGGGTTAGTTGAGCTACCAACTGAAATGACAcaaattgaaaatgatataaTTGTTCAATGTGAGAGTCAATTATCACATGATTCTAGAG CATCAACTAAGCAACCGAAAAGGAAGTTTCGAGGACAAACAAAATTGGATGCAATCCATAcaagaaatattgaagaaagaaagatgataaTGTTGAATGATGTGAATCAACCAATTGGAGATGACAAAACCTTATCAGAATTTAGTAACTTTTTGGGGACATTAGGAAGACAGTACATCAAGTTTAGCCACACAAACTGGTCACATGTTCCCGATAAAGAAATTTTGTGGCAATTTGTCAAG ACCCGATGA
- the LOC136232187 gene encoding uncharacterized protein isoform X3, whose protein sequence is MSDVKHELKYTEIGGMYVKADDKRGFKLLVNDKDVISYMEKVGDSGTLEFFIDNMVDQTSTVVKQTQPFVLVRPRKLPTEEVPLRKSPRSKGEKCKFVTLKSIQQETSARKQAKKKELERKKKLMQVEVSLVDEKIGDSDDVEGDANVEHEEDLPHDKESIIQLDNAYEQLRNENIAKNKDKIASLRMDSLSSSMRNSINQNAESKQGKKARKKKVTSNLNVTRRTTRSLALAIDAAAKKTVKDVTTEGCARKRVAIETTEEPMVEVSEGCDEGIGTMENYIALRKRQEKTPNQPQIGLVELPTEMTQIENDIIVQCESQLSHDSRASTKQPKRKFRGQTKLDAIHTRNIEERKMIMLNDVNQPIGDDKTLSEFSNFLGTLGRQYIKFSHTNWSHVPDKEILWQFVKIGKQTR, encoded by the exons ATGAGTGATGTCAAACATGAGTTGAAATATACCGAAATTGGAGGGATGTATGTCAAGGCAGATGACAAAAGGGGATTCAAACTCCTTGTGAATGATAAAGATGTAATCTCTTACATGGAGAAAGTGGGTGATTCAGGGACTTTGGAATTTTTCATCGACAACATGGTTGACCAAACTAGTACCGTTGTGAAACAAACACAGCCATTTGTCCTTGTTCGACCAAGGAAGCTTCCTACTGAAG AAGTTCCTTTAAGAAAAAGTCCAAGGTCAAAAGGTGAAAAATGCAAGTTTGTCACTTTGAAAAGTATTCAACAAGAGACCAGCGCCAGAAAGCAAGCAAAAAAGAAAGAGttggaaagaaagaaaaagcttATGCAAGTTGAAGTGTCTCTAGTTGATGAAAAGATAGGAGATTCTGATGACGTTGAGGGGGATGCTAATGTCGAACATGAGGAGGACTTG CCTCATGATAAAGAATCTATTATACAACTTGACAATGCATATGAACAACTCCGAAATGAAAATATTGCAAAGAACAAAGACAAGATTGCTTCACTCCGGATGGATTCACTCTCTTCCTCTATGAGGAATTCTATAAATCAAAATGCAGAATCGAAG CAAGGAAAAAAAGcaagaaagaaaaaggttaCTAGCAACCTCAACGTAACTAGGAGGACAACACGTTCCCTAGCACTTGCCATTGATGCAGCTGCTAAGAAAACAGTCAAGGATGTTACAACAGAAGGGTGTGCTAGAAAAAGAGTGGCAATAGAG ACAACGGAAGAACCAATGGTAGAAGTTTCTGAAGGCTGTGATGAAGGTATTGGAACAATGGAGAATTATATTGCGTTACGAAAGCGACAAGAAAAAACTCCAAATCAACCACAAATTGGGTTAGTTGAGCTACCAACTGAAATGACAcaaattgaaaatgatataaTTGTTCAATGTGAGAGTCAATTATCACATGATTCTAGAG CATCAACTAAGCAACCGAAAAGGAAGTTTCGAGGACAAACAAAATTGGATGCAATCCATAcaagaaatattgaagaaagaaagatgataaTGTTGAATGATGTGAATCAACCAATTGGAGATGACAAAACCTTATCAGAATTTAGTAACTTTTTGGGGACATTAGGAAGACAGTACATCAAGTTTAGCCACACAAACTGGTCACATGTTCCCGATAAAGAAATTTTGTGGCAATTTGTCAAG ATTGGCAAACAGACCCGATGA
- the LOC136232187 gene encoding uncharacterized protein isoform X2 — protein MSDVKHELKYTEIGGMYVKADDKRGFKLLVNDKDVISYMEKVGDSGTLEFFIDNMVDQTSTVVKQTQPFVLVRPRKLPTEEVPLRKSPRSKGEKCKFVTLKSIQQETSARKQAKKKELERKKKLMQVEVSLVDEKIGDSDDVEGDANVEHEEDLPHDKESIIQLDNAYEQLRNENIAKNKDKIASLRMDSLSSSMRNSINQNAESKQGKKARKKKVTSNLNVTRRTTRSLALAIDAAAKKTVKDVTTEGCARKRVAIETTEEPMVEVSEGCDEGIGTMENYIALRKRQEKTPNQPQIGLVELPTEMTQIENDIIVQCESQLSHDSRASTKQPKRKFRGQTKLDAIHTRNIEERKMIMLNDVNQPIGDDKTLSEFSNFLGTLGRQYIKFSHTNWSHVPDKEILWQFVKVNLLLFDEYI, from the exons ATGAGTGATGTCAAACATGAGTTGAAATATACCGAAATTGGAGGGATGTATGTCAAGGCAGATGACAAAAGGGGATTCAAACTCCTTGTGAATGATAAAGATGTAATCTCTTACATGGAGAAAGTGGGTGATTCAGGGACTTTGGAATTTTTCATCGACAACATGGTTGACCAAACTAGTACCGTTGTGAAACAAACACAGCCATTTGTCCTTGTTCGACCAAGGAAGCTTCCTACTGAAG AAGTTCCTTTAAGAAAAAGTCCAAGGTCAAAAGGTGAAAAATGCAAGTTTGTCACTTTGAAAAGTATTCAACAAGAGACCAGCGCCAGAAAGCAAGCAAAAAAGAAAGAGttggaaagaaagaaaaagcttATGCAAGTTGAAGTGTCTCTAGTTGATGAAAAGATAGGAGATTCTGATGACGTTGAGGGGGATGCTAATGTCGAACATGAGGAGGACTTG CCTCATGATAAAGAATCTATTATACAACTTGACAATGCATATGAACAACTCCGAAATGAAAATATTGCAAAGAACAAAGACAAGATTGCTTCACTCCGGATGGATTCACTCTCTTCCTCTATGAGGAATTCTATAAATCAAAATGCAGAATCGAAG CAAGGAAAAAAAGcaagaaagaaaaaggttaCTAGCAACCTCAACGTAACTAGGAGGACAACACGTTCCCTAGCACTTGCCATTGATGCAGCTGCTAAGAAAACAGTCAAGGATGTTACAACAGAAGGGTGTGCTAGAAAAAGAGTGGCAATAGAG ACAACGGAAGAACCAATGGTAGAAGTTTCTGAAGGCTGTGATGAAGGTATTGGAACAATGGAGAATTATATTGCGTTACGAAAGCGACAAGAAAAAACTCCAAATCAACCACAAATTGGGTTAGTTGAGCTACCAACTGAAATGACAcaaattgaaaatgatataaTTGTTCAATGTGAGAGTCAATTATCACATGATTCTAGAG CATCAACTAAGCAACCGAAAAGGAAGTTTCGAGGACAAACAAAATTGGATGCAATCCATAcaagaaatattgaagaaagaaagatgataaTGTTGAATGATGTGAATCAACCAATTGGAGATGACAAAACCTTATCAGAATTTAGTAACTTTTTGGGGACATTAGGAAGACAGTACATCAAGTTTAGCCACACAAACTGGTCACATGTTCCCGATAAAGAAATTTTGTGGCAATTTGTCAAGGTAAATTTACTATTGTTTGATGAATACATTTAA
- the LOC136232187 gene encoding uncharacterized protein isoform X1: MEYDDNKWLELTRYCERYLNGAKLFIERAFDKYGVGEQMKCPCTHCCNRKWHSKGAIYDHLICNGPALTLVSWIYDVVRKTTTDDENVKASSMGMNFGDELTRMLHDNFQYIDNDLGNDDHRINNGPNLDAKKFYHLVEEGKQPLYPGCERFSRLSFMVRLYLFKCVHGVSEAAFSDLLELIREAFPNAEVPKSFNAAKNVIKDLGLDYQKIHACPNDCMLYWAENEGETVCKICGASRWKVVDNEYVGVENEKPKKCHKVPAKIMRYFPLKPRLQRLFMCKGLAELMIWHAKERKKDGKLRHPADGEAWKAMDSLYPNFSSEIRNVRLGLASDGFNPFRTMSISHSTWPIVLINYNLPPWLCMKPENLILSTLIPGPTSPGNNIDVYMQPLITELKELWDIGVETYDSFTNQTFTLQANLLWTISDFPAYAMLSGWSTKGKLACPNCHYETSSTYLKHSKKMCYMNHRKFLDSNHKWRVDKRRFNGDIEVGNMPTELSGMDIVELLHEFKNVFGKQKKKPQPNSKCPWKKKSILFELPYWIHNLSRHNLDVMHIEKNVFDNILGTLLSIAGKSKDHLNARLDLQDMGIRKTLHPRNSSDNKHIEYGAACFDMTNKEKEVFCMVLKMAKLPYGFASNIGRCVQVGDRKVSGYKSHDAHFILQYLLQFAVKKSLKAEVALPLIRLGAFFRGLCNKVIDPNDIKGLQEEIVEIICQLEMIFPPSFFDIMVHLPIHLCKEVQLGGPVHNRWMFPIERYLGKLKSYVRNRSRPEGCIAEGYLAEECVTFCSRYLGDGVKNKLLSQSVGIGGSIIPTIGYPLGMKKNKHWNSIHLDDDTWNKAHRYILFNCGNGEVEKYIQEHKNLLESFPKRQRYKKERAHSLEFHKWFKEEVQRKTFVSSDLLSLAKGPVRSAKKFSGYVINGSRFHTKKRDEKCTTQNSGVMLTALTTSFASSKDQNPKVGDVNYHGSIEDIIEIDYWGHLMLFCLDVLGTKKKKMIMGFLELMLASYIKKMTLL; encoded by the exons ATGGAGTATGATGATAACAAATGGTTGGAACTTACAAGGTATTGTGAAAGATATTTGAATGGAGCTAAATTATTTATAGAACGTGCATTTGATAAATATGGTGTAGGAGAACAAATGAAATGTCCTTGCACACATTGTTGTAATCGTAAATGGCATAGCAAGGGTGCGATTTATGATCATCTAATTTGCAATGGACCGGCTTTAACCCTTGTTAGTTGGATTTATGATGTTGTGAGAAAAACTACTACTGATGATGAAAATGTAAAGGCTAGTTCAATGGGTATGAATTTTGGAGATGAACTAACTAGAATGTTGCATGAcaattttcaatatatagacAATGACTTAGGCAATGATGATCATAGAATAAACAATGGCCCAAATTTAGATGCAAAAAAATTCTATCATCTTGTTGAGGAGGGAAAACAACCCCTATATCCTGGTTGTGAAAGATTTTCTAGGTTAAGCTTCATGGTTCGACTTTACCTATTTAAATGTGTTCATGGAGTTAGTGAGGCTGCATTTTCAGATTTGTTAGAGTTGATCAGGGAGGCTTTTCCTAATGCCGAAGTACCAAAATCTTTTAATGCCGCAAAGAATGTAATTAAAGATTTAGGTCTTGATTACCAAAAGATACATGCCTGCCCTAATGATTGCATGCTATATTGGGCTGAAAATGAAGGTGAAACTGTTTGCAAAATTTGTGGTGCTTCTAGGTGGAAAGTTGTGGATAATGAATATGTTGGTGTTGAAAATGAAAAGCCTAAGAAATGTCACAAAGTTCCTGCAAAAATAATGAGATATTTCCCTCTAAAACCAAGGTTGCAGCGACTATTTATGTGTAAAGGTTTGGCTGAATTAATGATATGGCAtgcaaaagagagaaaaaaagatGGCAAGTTAAGACATCCAGCAGATGGTGAGGCTTGGAAGGCCATGGACAGTTTGTATCCTAACTTCAGCTCTGAAATTCGTAATGTCAGATTAGGTTTAGCTTCTGATGGTTTCAATCCTTTTCGAACAATGAGCATATCCCATAGCACATGGccaattgttttgattaattataaCCTACCACCTTGGCTTTGTATGAAACCTGAAAATTTGATATTGTCTACTCTAATTCCTGGCCCAACTTCTCCTGGGAACAATATTGATGTGTACATGCAACCTCTAATTACAGAATTGAAAGAGTTATGGGATATAGGGGTGGAAACTTATGATTCCTTTACAAACCAAACCTTTACTTTGCAAGCAAACCTACTTTGGACCATTAGTGACTTTCCGGCTTATGCTATGTTGTCGGGTTGGAGCACGAAAGGTAAATTGGCTTGCCCAAATTGTCATTATGAGACTTCTTCAACTTACTTGAAGCATAGTAAAAAAATGTGTTATATGAACCATCGCAAGTTTCTTGATTCAAACCATAAGTGGAGGGTTGACAAGAGAAGATTCAATGGTGATATTGAAGTGGGAAATATGCCTACTGAGTTGTCTGGAATGGATATTGTGGAGTTGTTACACGAATTTAAGAATGTATTTGGGAAGCAGAAAAAGAAACCACAACCCAATTCCAAATGCCCATGGAAGAAGAAGTCCATACTTTTTGAATTACCGTATTGGATACACAACCTATCCCGCCATAATCTTGATGTCATGCATATAGAGAAAAACGTTTTTGATAATATATTAGGGACTTTGTTGAGTATTGCAGGTAAGAGTAAAGATCATCTAAATGCACGATTAGATTTGCAAGATATGGGCATTAGGAAGACCCTTCATCCTCGAAATTCCAGTGATAATAAACACATTGAATATGGGGCTGCCTGTTTTGACATGACTAACAAAGAGAAGGAAGTCTTTTGTATGGTACTTAAAATGGCCAAATTACCTTATGGTTTTGCATCCAATATTGGCCGATGTGTGCAAGTGGGTGATAGGAAAGTATCAGGGTATAAGAGTCATGATGCTCATTTCATACTTCAATATTTACTACAGTTTGCTGTGAAAAAGTCATTAAAGGCCGAGGTTGCATTGCCTTTGATTCGATTGGGTGCATTCTTTAGAGGGTTGTGTAATAAAGTTATCGATCCAAATGATATAAAGGGGTTGCAAGAAGAGATTGTTGAAATAATTTGTCAACTTGAGATGATATTTCCACCATCTTTCTTTGATATAATGGTTCACTTGCCAATACATTTATGCAAAGAAGTTCAGCTTGGTGGTCCTGTTCATAATAGATGGATGTTTCCAATCGAACGCTACTTGGGAAAGTTGAAGTCCTATGTTCGCAATAGATCAAGACCAGAAGGGTGCATAGCTGAAGGGTATTTGGCTGAAGAATGTGTCACTTTTTGCTCAAGATACTTAGGTGATGGTGTGAAAAATAAACTCCTTAGTCAGTCGGTTGGTATTGGGGGTTCAATTATTCCTACTATCGGTTATCCTCTAGGTATGAAGAAGAATAAGCACTGGAATTCTATTCATTTGGATGATGACACTTGGAATAAAGCTCATCGGTACATTCTTTTCAATTGTGGAAATGGAGAAGTGGAGAAATACATACA GGAACATAAAAATTTGTTGGAAAGTTTTCCAAAGAGACAAAGGTATAAAAAAGAAAGAGCACACAGTTTAGAATTTCATAAGTGGTTTAAGGAGGAGGTTCAACGAAAGACTTTTGTTTCTAGTGACCTATTAAGTTTGGCAAAGGGTCCAGTTCGATCTGCAAAGAAGTTTAGTGGATATGTAATAAATGGATCAAGGTTTCATACTAAGAAAAGAGACGAAAAGTGTACTACCCAAAATAGTGGTGTCATGTTAACAGCCCTAACCACTAGCTTCGCAAGTTCAAAGGACCAAAACCCTAAAGTCGGGGATGTGAATTACCATGGATCAATTGAAGATATCATTGAAATTGATTACTGGGGgcatttaatgttattttgtttaGATGTTCTTGGTACCAAGAAGAAAAAGATGATTATGGGTTTCCTCGAGTTAATGTTAGCAAGTTATATCAAAAAGATGACCCTTTTGTGA